One Deltaproteobacteria bacterium genomic region harbors:
- a CDS encoding M20/M25/M40 family metallo-hydrolase, translating to MEFVDTCRKFIGIDSSPSAGTSAVAEFAADLARKMGLDVELQRESWNGLDQANIIIRPGSALMPKSYEGEFLLETHLDTPDPGAYALWEKTDSNPFGASIYPSVDGDIIYGLGTADVKLDFLCKLYALRDACAAASRNSKVWRLPPVLVGTYGEELGMPGAVRLIRKKKVRPKAVLIGEPTGLRPVVAGKGFASVEIEIPFSHAELKFRHEHAMGESALSQSRLFSGRAAHSSAPQHGESAIEKMLDALERLPSGIALIEVEGGVNFNTVASQSVLEIDSVSGLTTEESKHLMAQKLIRIRAAVKLVQDQFRKFPDIEFVPAEPTLNIGMIRTYEDHVKLSGCVRLPPTVSQAEYESWMQLLRDACSQEGAVFRIGDYKAPFRVSGDSEFVRSCERVLSEMGINAPRATQAVANEANVFAKFGLDCLVWGPGQGVGNSHTPNECVKISELTLATEFYRRVIERMCV from the coding sequence ATGGAATTTGTAGATACGTGCCGAAAATTTATCGGGATCGATAGCAGTCCATCGGCGGGAACGTCGGCAGTGGCAGAGTTCGCCGCCGATCTGGCAAGAAAAATGGGTCTCGATGTCGAGCTTCAGCGCGAGTCTTGGAACGGCCTTGATCAGGCGAATATTATTATTCGACCCGGCTCCGCGCTAATGCCCAAGTCCTACGAGGGCGAATTTTTGTTGGAAACACATTTAGACACTCCTGATCCCGGCGCCTACGCCCTTTGGGAAAAAACAGATTCCAATCCTTTTGGCGCAAGTATTTACCCTTCGGTGGATGGCGACATCATTTATGGCTTGGGAACCGCCGACGTAAAGTTAGATTTTCTATGCAAGCTTTACGCGCTCCGCGATGCTTGTGCGGCTGCAAGCCGGAATTCAAAAGTATGGCGCTTGCCTCCGGTATTGGTTGGAACATACGGAGAAGAACTGGGCATGCCAGGTGCTGTCCGGTTGATCCGGAAAAAAAAGGTTCGCCCGAAGGCCGTTTTGATCGGCGAGCCAACCGGTCTACGGCCGGTTGTTGCGGGAAAGGGCTTTGCGTCAGTTGAAATCGAAATTCCTTTTTCGCATGCCGAACTGAAGTTTCGCCACGAGCATGCGATGGGTGAAAGTGCCCTGTCGCAAAGTCGGTTATTCTCTGGTCGGGCAGCGCACTCGTCGGCGCCACAGCACGGTGAAAGTGCCATTGAAAAAATGCTAGATGCACTTGAGCGTCTTCCCTCCGGGATCGCACTGATCGAAGTTGAGGGCGGCGTTAATTTCAATACGGTTGCCTCGCAATCGGTGTTGGAGATTGATTCTGTATCGGGCCTGACCACCGAGGAATCCAAACACCTGATGGCGCAGAAGTTAATTCGAATTCGTGCCGCCGTTAAACTTGTGCAGGACCAGTTCAGAAAGTTTCCCGATATCGAGTTCGTGCCGGCGGAGCCAACTTTGAATATCGGCATGATTAGAACTTACGAGGATCATGTGAAGCTTTCCGGTTGCGTGCGATTGCCTCCGACGGTATCGCAAGCTGAATATGAATCTTGGATGCAGCTTCTTCGGGATGCTTGCTCGCAAGAGGGCGCCGTATTCAGGATCGGCGACTATAAAGCGCCGTTTCGTGTGTCTGGCGATTCTGAATTTGTTCGTTCTTGCGAAAGAGTTTTGTCGGAGATGGGAATTAATGCGCCGCGCGCAACACAGGCTGTGGCCAACGAAGCCAACGTTTTTGCTAAGTTTGGTCTAGACTGTCTTGTCTGGGGCCCGGGGCAGGGTGTCGGCAATTCACACACTCCGAACGAGTGTGTGAAAATCTCAGAGTTGACTTTGGCGACGGAGTTCTATCGCCGGGTCATAGAGCGGATGTGTGTATGA
- a CDS encoding aminotransferase class III-fold pyridoxal phosphate-dependent enzyme — protein MISELVQAVADEEKTLSTVSEPKAEAMDHGKRVFDEIGKHRGRALNYQFVGTGAGSGTFVEVEDGSVKMDLINGIGVHLFGHGHKKIREAAVRGALSDVVMQGNLEPNHEYVKLAKLMVDLAAKNSRLRHVWFSTCGTMANENALKLARQKNTPAKLVIGMKNAFAGRSTMMAELTDNPAYKEGLPEYNEVLRIPWYDNTNPRSSEEVLRKFKEIVAANPKQVATFVFEPMLGEGGYRTAPREFFVPILEFCKEQHIAIWADEVQTFMRTGELFAFETLGLGQYIDLCTVAKTLQTGATLFTEEYNPKPGLIAGTFSGASASLAAGIASLEILTKEGYLGADGKIQKLHRSFVGMLNRLNETTCKGQLIEAGGMGLMVAVTPLDGSKDKVNKLLQVLFRNGMIAFSCGRDPYRLRFLLPTVMTEADILLAGQILEKSIHEMMA, from the coding sequence ATGATTTCAGAACTCGTACAGGCGGTTGCCGACGAGGAGAAGACTCTTTCCACCGTTTCGGAGCCGAAGGCCGAGGCCATGGATCATGGAAAGCGAGTGTTTGACGAAATCGGCAAACATCGCGGTCGCGCTTTAAACTATCAGTTCGTCGGCACCGGGGCGGGAAGCGGGACTTTTGTCGAGGTCGAAGATGGATCTGTAAAGATGGATCTCATCAACGGTATCGGTGTTCATCTTTTCGGTCATGGTCACAAGAAAATCCGTGAGGCTGCCGTGCGGGGAGCGTTGTCGGATGTAGTGATGCAGGGCAATCTCGAGCCAAATCACGAGTACGTTAAGCTGGCGAAGCTGATGGTGGACTTAGCGGCCAAAAACAGTCGCTTGCGCCATGTTTGGTTTTCTACCTGCGGAACCATGGCAAATGAAAATGCGCTGAAGCTTGCACGGCAAAAAAATACGCCGGCAAAGCTGGTGATCGGGATGAAGAACGCGTTCGCTGGTCGTTCGACCATGATGGCGGAACTCACCGATAATCCGGCGTATAAAGAAGGTTTGCCGGAGTACAACGAAGTTTTGCGAATTCCTTGGTACGACAATACAAACCCTCGAAGCAGCGAAGAGGTGTTGCGAAAATTCAAAGAGATCGTTGCTGCAAATCCAAAGCAAGTTGCGACATTTGTCTTTGAGCCGATGCTCGGTGAGGGTGGTTATCGAACTGCACCTCGCGAATTTTTTGTGCCGATTCTTGAGTTTTGCAAAGAGCAACACATCGCGATTTGGGCTGATGAAGTGCAAACCTTCATGCGCACCGGAGAACTATTTGCGTTCGAAACACTCGGCCTGGGACAGTATATTGATCTCTGCACGGTAGCAAAAACTCTTCAAACGGGCGCGACGCTTTTCACAGAGGAGTACAACCCCAAGCCTGGTTTAATTGCCGGAACTTTTTCTGGCGCCTCGGCATCGCTCGCTGCAGGAATAGCTTCTTTGGAAATTTTGACGAAGGAGGGCTACCTTGGCGCCGATGGCAAAATTCAAAAACTGCATCGATCCTTCGTTGGAATGCTGAATCGCTTGAATGAAACAACCTGCAAAGGCCAGCTCATCGAAGCGGGCGGCATGGGTCTCATGGTTGCCGTGACTCCGCTTGATGGATCGAAGGACAAGGTCAACAAGCTGCTTCAGGTTCTTTTCAGAAACGGGATGATCGCGTTTTCATGTGGACGTGATCCTTATCGCCTTCGATTTCTTTTGCCGACAGTGATGACTGAAGCGGACATTCTGTTAGCAGGACAGATACTAGAAAAATCCATTCATGAAATGATGGCCTAG
- a CDS encoding cyclic nucleotide-binding domain-containing protein, with product MNYIWDNIFRKTNDQNVFSILRESYLFRDLSDSEVRFVERCVHVRHYHSGESVFRQGEVGVGMYLVANGRVEIYVIDSAATSEENREIYVTQLLAGDFFGELSLVEENGRRTATAVAREEALLIGFFKPDLMEILARRPAMGTKITLRLAEVLGRRLKETTEKVSELRRVLKELRTPPDRHEANPLVQPPFPPKGAP from the coding sequence GTGAACTATATTTGGGACAATATTTTTCGCAAGACGAACGACCAAAATGTGTTTTCGATTCTGCGCGAGAGCTACTTATTTCGCGACCTTTCAGATTCGGAAGTCCGCTTCGTCGAGCGGTGCGTTCACGTTCGACACTACCACTCTGGCGAATCGGTCTTCCGCCAGGGCGAAGTGGGCGTCGGAATGTACTTGGTCGCAAACGGACGCGTTGAAATCTATGTCATTGATTCTGCCGCAACCTCTGAAGAGAATCGCGAAATCTATGTCACCCAGCTACTGGCCGGAGATTTTTTTGGCGAGCTTTCGCTCGTCGAAGAAAACGGGCGCCGAACTGCAACCGCTGTCGCGCGCGAAGAAGCTCTGCTCATCGGGTTTTTCAAACCCGATCTGATGGAAATTCTCGCTCGAAGGCCAGCGATGGGAACCAAAATTACCTTGCGTCTCGCCGAGGTTTTAGGAAGACGCTTGAAGGAAACAACAGAGAAAGTCTCGGAGCTCCGTCGAGTATTAAAAGAGCTTCGCACCCCGCCGGATCGGCATGAGGCCAATCCTCTGGTTCAGCCTCCATTTCCTCCGAAAGGTGCGCCGTGA
- a CDS encoding AI-2E family transporter, with the protein MIDARSAYIIRRERRWRLISFLTILIFSFSLILMIKGLLASTVLAFVIAYLFAPIVDFLERKGVSRSVATLIPFLAGGVALGIGLTLILPLIVEQLQGLIEKLPRYQQDLAAHIAGLETKYHVYLKAGQFNPSQELSEWMIQKTAEVSVALPSVVSQSFTVLLLAPFFAFFMLQDGNSVARSMLGYVPNQLFEIALNLRHQINDQLGGFIRARFLEAAIVGAVVWVGLQILNFPYATVLATFAAAMNLIPYVGPIIGAVPAVLIALVSNEASVDSTQTVTLILVSSVYFLAQLIDVVFVIPLVVAKIVDMHPVTVVIMIIAGAEVGGILGMMISVPVASAAKLTFNAVYSHLTNFRD; encoded by the coding sequence GTGATTGACGCGCGCTCCGCCTACATCATCCGACGCGAACGACGCTGGCGCCTGATTAGCTTCCTGACGATTCTCATATTTTCGTTCAGTTTGATTCTTATGATCAAAGGCCTTCTGGCCTCCACGGTTCTCGCATTTGTTATCGCTTATTTGTTTGCGCCGATTGTCGATTTTCTGGAACGCAAAGGTGTTTCTCGATCGGTGGCGACGCTGATCCCTTTTCTCGCAGGAGGAGTCGCCCTCGGCATCGGACTTACCCTTATTCTTCCGCTGATCGTTGAACAACTTCAGGGGCTGATCGAAAAACTTCCTCGCTATCAGCAGGACCTTGCGGCCCATATCGCGGGTCTTGAAACCAAGTACCATGTTTATCTGAAAGCAGGACAATTTAATCCGTCGCAAGAACTCAGCGAATGGATGATTCAAAAAACGGCCGAAGTTTCTGTGGCACTCCCATCCGTGGTTTCTCAATCTTTTACTGTACTTTTGCTTGCACCGTTCTTTGCTTTCTTCATGCTTCAAGACGGAAACTCTGTCGCTCGCTCAATGCTCGGCTATGTCCCCAATCAGCTTTTTGAAATTGCCCTCAATCTTCGTCACCAAATCAACGATCAGTTGGGCGGCTTCATTCGCGCCCGTTTTTTGGAAGCCGCCATCGTCGGCGCGGTCGTGTGGGTCGGACTGCAGATTTTAAACTTCCCATACGCAACAGTACTGGCCACTTTCGCTGCTGCCATGAACCTCATTCCGTATGTCGGGCCAATCATCGGCGCTGTACCGGCGGTCCTCATTGCCCTCGTCTCTAACGAGGCTTCCGTTGACTCAACACAGACGGTGACGCTCATCTTGGTCAGCAGCGTTTACTTTTTGGCACAGCTGATTGACGTCGTATTTGTGATCCCCCTCGTCGTCGCCAAAATTGTGGACATGCACCCAGTTACAGTTGTGATCATGATCATTGCCGGTGCTGAAGTCGGAGGCATATTGGGAATGATGATATCTGTGCCGGTGGCCAGTGCCGCTAAGCTGACTTTCAATGCGGTTTACTCGCATCTAACGAATTTCCGCGACTAG
- the bamD gene encoding outer membrane protein assembly factor BamD, with protein MTVLLIGTSGVTTSGCASSDKIDSSTPEGAYKLAQEYEKDERYEESVAKYADVKNKYPYSRFAILAEMKIADVQFKRESYIEAQYAYQTFKELHPKHPQIDYVTFRLGLSFFNQLPSTIDRDLSLADKAILYFEEVLTSFPTSQYAKEAQEKKTDALKMLAGKEIYIANFYFKKKQFGSALGRYEMVVRNFANVEGFGPPALIGAARAAKETGDRDKVSRYIKTLLAQFPKSDEAGKAQSEFSDVR; from the coding sequence ATGACAGTTCTGCTAATTGGTACGTCCGGGGTTACAACCTCTGGCTGTGCCTCCAGCGATAAGATCGACTCGTCGACACCCGAAGGCGCCTACAAATTGGCCCAAGAGTACGAAAAGGATGAGCGTTACGAAGAATCGGTCGCCAAATATGCGGACGTAAAAAACAAGTATCCGTACAGCCGCTTTGCAATTCTGGCGGAGATGAAAATTGCCGATGTTCAGTTTAAACGCGAATCGTACATCGAAGCGCAGTATGCCTACCAAACATTCAAAGAGCTTCACCCGAAGCATCCACAGATCGATTACGTGACTTTTCGCCTAGGCCTATCGTTCTTCAATCAGCTGCCATCCACGATTGATCGCGATTTAAGTTTGGCCGATAAAGCGATTCTCTATTTTGAAGAAGTCCTGACTTCGTTTCCGACTTCGCAATACGCGAAAGAGGCGCAGGAAAAGAAAACCGACGCGTTGAAGATGCTGGCGGGAAAAGAAATCTATATTGCTAATTTCTATTTTAAGAAGAAGCAGTTCGGAAGCGCTCTCGGACGATATGAAATGGTGGTCCGTAACTTCGCAAATGTGGAAGGCTTTGGGCCTCCTGCACTGATCGGAGCCGCTCGTGCGGCTAAAGAAACCGGTGATCGCGATAAAGTTTCCCGCTACATCAAAACACTCCTAGCTCAGTTCCCAAAATCTGACGAGGCAGGCAAAGCACAGAGCGAGTTCAGCGATGTACGATAA
- a CDS encoding tetratricopeptide repeat protein: MYDKAGTIDERTRADLFETARSFFRENLYAQAEPILHQLALSGVGRPAEQAEVWHMIAVILYDRGRFTKAIKTFRRALEIDPTFTDASVGLSIILNDLGRYDEGKQVFQDAQNALNRKNFDQDSLLKERLASKHHELADMYFSHKRWDDAIDQYRQALTVLPGKTDFRLRIVDALAAKGELGQAFKEIRQVVQEQPMNHKARLKFGFMLYQSKRVADAIDQWETILLRDPENPQAKEYLRMARESDETFTEL, encoded by the coding sequence ATGTACGATAAAGCTGGAACCATCGACGAACGTACGCGCGCCGATTTGTTCGAAACTGCTCGATCTTTTTTTCGCGAAAATCTTTACGCTCAAGCCGAGCCCATTCTTCACCAATTGGCACTTTCGGGCGTTGGCCGCCCCGCTGAACAAGCGGAGGTGTGGCACATGATTGCGGTCATTCTCTATGATCGCGGACGCTTTACAAAGGCGATCAAAACTTTCCGCCGCGCGCTAGAGATTGATCCGACATTCACGGATGCAAGCGTGGGCCTTTCCATCATTCTCAATGATTTGGGTCGGTACGATGAAGGCAAGCAGGTGTTCCAAGACGCGCAAAATGCGCTGAATAGAAAGAATTTCGATCAAGACTCTCTCCTCAAAGAGCGTCTAGCATCGAAGCACCACGAGCTCGCCGATATGTACTTTTCCCATAAGCGTTGGGACGATGCGATCGATCAGTATCGCCAGGCCCTGACTGTACTTCCCGGCAAAACAGACTTTAGACTGAGAATCGTCGATGCGCTTGCCGCAAAAGGCGAACTCGGACAGGCGTTCAAAGAAATCCGTCAGGTGGTTCAGGAACAGCCGATGAACCACAAGGCTCGATTGAAGTTTGGATTCATGCTTTATCAGTCGAAAAGAGTCGCAGATGCGATTGACCAGTGGGAAACTATTCTTCTTCGCGACCCCGAAAATCCGCAGGCCAAAGAATACCTGCGTATGGCGCGAGAATCAGACGAAACTTTCACAGAGCTCTAG
- the hpt gene encoding hypoxanthine phosphoribosyltransferase, protein MKDEMIAFLTAEDIQKLVLKLARQVEADYMGKDVIFICPLKGSCIFLADLIRKVDRPLQVDFVQLGAVEKGGAIRMLKDISVNIAGKHVIVVEEIIDTGRTLQFLKQRLLASSPASLKILTLLDKPARRELPIKPDYVGQTIEDRYMVGYGMDSEEVGRNYGAIYYYKQ, encoded by the coding sequence ATGAAAGACGAGATGATCGCCTTTCTGACGGCGGAAGATATACAAAAGCTTGTCCTCAAGTTGGCCCGCCAGGTCGAAGCGGATTACATGGGTAAAGATGTCATCTTTATTTGTCCCCTCAAGGGCAGCTGCATCTTTTTGGCTGATTTGATTCGAAAAGTCGATCGTCCGCTACAGGTGGACTTTGTTCAGCTGGGCGCAGTTGAAAAGGGCGGCGCGATCCGAATGTTAAAGGATATTTCAGTCAACATTGCTGGTAAGCACGTCATCGTCGTTGAAGAAATCATCGACACAGGACGAACGCTCCAATTTTTGAAGCAGCGCCTTCTTGCCTCGTCGCCGGCATCGCTAAAAATTCTAACATTGCTTGATAAACCTGCGCGCCGCGAACTTCCTATCAAACCCGACTATGTCGGTCAGACAATCGAAGATCGTTACATGGTAGGATACGGAATGGATTCAGAAGAAGTCGGCCGAAACTACGGGGCGATTTACTACTACAAGCAGTAG
- the rimO gene encoding 30S ribosomal protein S12 methylthiotransferase RimO yields MSTGSVPSQSSTNHLGAAGGTAVGAGKKVHFVSLGCPKNLVDSEIMLGHMMREGYAVTDTPEDAETIVVNTCGFIEDAKQESIQKILEMSGYKASGAAKNLVVAGCLTQRYKDELVEGLPEADLFIGSGEFQNITKILKARELGSTEKRYFNLPTYLQEDESPRVNSGPSYRAYLKISEGCLKRCAFCAIPKIRGNLQSRKLSSIVNEAKLLVAGGVREINIISHDFTDYGWDLRRKDQAAIERPEELLRELSKIKGLDWVRLLYLYPDGITDEMIEIIKTSPNIVKYFDMPLQHISNSMLKVMNRKMTREEITERLTKIRSEIPDVVIRTQFIVGFPGETEEDFQELLQFIEEQRFDRVGCFQYSPEDNTAGGNMENQIDDETKQRRHDELMALQIEISREKHQAFVGRTIPVLVEGVSEETELLLQGRMAQQAPDIDGVVLINDGTAKPGDMVYVKITESLDYDLVGGIV; encoded by the coding sequence ATGTCGACAGGTTCCGTTCCCTCTCAAAGTTCAACAAATCACTTGGGCGCCGCTGGCGGGACAGCGGTAGGCGCGGGTAAAAAAGTTCACTTTGTTTCGTTGGGCTGCCCCAAGAACTTGGTCGACAGCGAAATCATGCTTGGCCACATGATGCGGGAAGGTTACGCGGTCACCGACACTCCTGAAGACGCCGAGACCATTGTCGTCAATACCTGCGGATTCATTGAGGATGCAAAACAGGAATCAATTCAAAAGATCCTAGAGATGTCGGGATATAAAGCCTCTGGGGCTGCAAAGAACCTTGTCGTCGCAGGCTGCCTTACCCAGCGCTACAAGGACGAGTTAGTAGAAGGCCTTCCTGAGGCGGACTTGTTTATAGGGTCGGGTGAATTTCAAAACATCACTAAAATTTTGAAAGCCCGCGAACTTGGGTCGACAGAAAAGCGCTATTTCAACCTTCCTACTTATTTGCAAGAAGACGAGTCCCCGCGGGTGAATTCGGGTCCGTCTTACCGCGCTTATTTGAAAATTTCGGAAGGCTGCTTAAAACGTTGCGCCTTTTGTGCGATCCCTAAGATTCGTGGCAATCTTCAGTCGCGCAAACTTTCTTCAATCGTAAACGAAGCGAAGCTTTTGGTCGCTGGCGGCGTCCGTGAGATCAATATTATTTCGCATGATTTTACAGACTACGGTTGGGATCTTCGGCGAAAAGACCAAGCCGCGATCGAAAGACCCGAAGAACTTTTGCGTGAGCTTTCGAAAATCAAAGGCCTCGACTGGGTTCGACTTCTTTATCTTTATCCGGATGGAATCACGGACGAGATGATTGAAATTATTAAGACAAGCCCAAACATCGTTAAATACTTCGACATGCCTCTACAGCACATTTCGAACTCCATGCTAAAAGTGATGAATCGCAAGATGACTCGCGAAGAAATCACCGAGCGGCTGACTAAAATACGGTCAGAAATTCCGGATGTTGTCATTCGAACGCAGTTTATTGTCGGCTTTCCTGGCGAGACGGAAGAGGACTTCCAAGAACTGCTTCAATTCATTGAAGAGCAGCGGTTTGATCGCGTCGGCTGTTTCCAATACTCTCCAGAGGACAATACTGCTGGCGGAAATATGGAAAATCAAATTGATGACGAGACTAAACAGCGTCGACATGACGAATTAATGGCGCTGCAAATCGAAATTTCACGCGAAAAGCATCAGGCCTTTGTTGGTCGAACTATTCCGGTGCTTGTTGAAGGCGTGAGCGAAGAGACCGAACTTCTCTTGCAGGGCCGCATGGCTCAGCAGGCTCCCGATATAGATGGCGTCGTGCTGATAAACGACGGAACCGCAAAGCCGGGTGACATGGTGTACGTGAAAATCACTGAATCGCTGGATTACGATCTGGTCGGTGGTATCGTCTAA
- a CDS encoding YajQ family cyclic di-GMP-binding protein encodes MPSFDVVSEINVQEVDNAVNTAIKEVAHRYDLRDGKCEIIWDKKTIVLKANDEMKINAVRDILQSKLHKRGVEISSVKFEKPEPIGGMILKQSGTLIQGIEKEKAKEIIKSIKDSKLKVQAQIMDEMIRVTSKSIDELQATMSHCRSQKFGLPIQFINMRS; translated from the coding sequence ATGCCGTCATTTGATGTGGTCTCGGAAATTAATGTGCAGGAAGTTGATAACGCCGTTAACACCGCGATCAAGGAAGTTGCGCATCGCTACGATCTCCGCGACGGAAAATGCGAGATTATTTGGGACAAGAAGACAATTGTCTTGAAAGCGAACGACGAGATGAAAATCAACGCGGTCCGAGACATTTTGCAATCAAAACTCCATAAACGTGGCGTTGAAATTTCGAGTGTGAAGTTCGAAAAGCCAGAGCCCATTGGCGGAATGATCTTGAAGCAGAGCGGGACTTTGATTCAAGGGATTGAAAAAGAAAAAGCAAAAGAGATCATCAAGTCGATCAAAGATTCGAAACTAAAGGTTCAAGCGCAGATCATGGATGAAATGATCCGAGTCACATCGAAAAGTATCGACGAGCTACAGGCGACCATGTCGCACTGTCGCAGTCAGAAGTTTGGTTTGCCAATTCAGTTTATCAATATGCGCAGCTAA